A DNA window from Paraburkholderia phytofirmans OLGA172 contains the following coding sequences:
- the argF gene encoding ornithine carbamoyltransferase, translating into MAFNLRNRSLLNMQDFTPRDIRFLLDLAAELKRAKYAGNEVARLNGKNIALIFEKTSTRTRCAFEVAVHDQGGHVTYIDSASSQLGRKESLKDTARVLGRLYDGIEYRGFHQSVVEDLAKYSHVPVWNGLTDEFHPTQVLADLLTMQEFGEKPLHELSFCYLGDARFNMGNSLLIGGVQMGMDVRIAAPRELWPHDDLVEQMRRLAERTGARVTIVDDPHEAVSGADFVYTDVWVSMGEPVEAWGPRIELLRPYQVNAALMKATGKRRTHFMHCLPAYHNLETETGRQIHEHFGLSELEVSDEVFESNASIVFSQAENRMHTIKAVLVATLA; encoded by the coding sequence ATGGCATTCAACCTGCGCAACCGCAGCCTGCTAAATATGCAGGACTTCACCCCGCGCGACATCCGTTTTCTCCTCGACCTCGCCGCCGAACTGAAGCGCGCCAAATACGCCGGCAACGAAGTCGCTCGGCTCAACGGCAAGAACATCGCGCTGATTTTCGAAAAGACCTCGACCCGCACGCGCTGTGCGTTCGAGGTTGCCGTGCACGACCAGGGCGGCCATGTCACCTACATCGATTCGGCGAGCTCGCAACTTGGCCGCAAGGAGTCGCTCAAAGACACCGCGCGCGTGCTCGGCCGGCTCTACGACGGGATTGAATATCGCGGCTTTCACCAGAGCGTCGTGGAGGATCTCGCGAAGTATTCGCATGTTCCCGTATGGAACGGCCTGACCGACGAATTCCATCCGACCCAGGTACTCGCGGACCTGCTGACGATGCAGGAATTTGGCGAAAAGCCACTGCACGAGCTGTCATTCTGCTATCTCGGCGACGCCCGCTTCAACATGGGCAATTCACTGCTGATCGGCGGCGTGCAGATGGGCATGGATGTGCGTATTGCCGCGCCGCGCGAACTGTGGCCCCACGACGACCTTGTGGAACAGATGCGGCGCCTTGCGGAACGGACCGGCGCTCGCGTGACGATCGTCGACGATCCCCATGAGGCAGTGAGCGGCGCCGACTTTGTCTATACCGACGTATGGGTTTCGATGGGCGAGCCGGTGGAGGCCTGGGGGCCGCGCATCGAGCTCCTGCGGCCATACCAGGTCAATGCCGCGTTGATGAAAGCGACGGGCAAGCGGCGCACCCACTTCATGCATTGCCTACCCGCTTATCACAATCTGGAGACCGAAACCGGCCGGCAGATTCACGAGCACTTTGGTCTGTCCGAGCTCGAAGTCAGCGATGAAGTCTTCGAATCGAATGCGTCGATTGTGTTTTCGCAGGCTGAAAACCGCATGCACACGATCAAGGCGGTACTCGTGGCGACACTTGCTTAA
- the arcC gene encoding carbamate kinase has protein sequence MRILIALGGNALLRRGEPMTMSHQIANIRRAAQQIARLADGNQLIVAHGNGPQVGLLALQAAAAGAAGAAPLDVLDAESEGMIGYLLEQELANALPPQRQVATLLTRVEVDAGDPAFTHPTKPIGPVYTEAEAKRLVISKGWSVDQDGDDFRRVVASPKPRRIVALQPIHWLLDHDTVVIAAGGGGIPVTVGTDGRTRCGVEAVIDKDLCSALLAADVDADLLLIATDVDAVYADWHTPCESVLSEVSVAGLRSMSFPAGSMGPKVEAACEFVSRTGRPAVIGSLDRIEQMANGTAGTRVVRA, from the coding sequence ATGCGCATTCTGATCGCACTGGGCGGTAACGCGCTGCTTCGACGTGGCGAGCCGATGACGATGTCCCACCAGATCGCCAATATCCGTCGCGCCGCACAGCAGATCGCGCGGCTTGCCGACGGCAATCAATTGATCGTCGCGCACGGTAATGGACCCCAGGTCGGCCTGCTGGCGTTGCAGGCCGCCGCCGCGGGTGCGGCTGGTGCGGCGCCGCTGGATGTGCTCGACGCCGAGTCGGAAGGCATGATCGGTTATCTGCTCGAGCAGGAACTGGCTAATGCCTTGCCGCCCCAACGGCAGGTGGCGACGCTGCTGACGCGCGTCGAGGTCGACGCCGGTGACCCGGCTTTTACTCACCCCACCAAACCAATCGGTCCCGTTTACACAGAGGCGGAGGCCAAGCGTCTGGTCATCAGCAAAGGCTGGAGCGTCGATCAGGACGGCGATGATTTCCGCCGCGTCGTCGCGTCGCCGAAACCGCGACGCATCGTGGCGCTTCAGCCCATTCACTGGTTGCTCGACCACGATACCGTTGTGATCGCAGCCGGGGGCGGTGGAATTCCGGTCACGGTCGGAACCGATGGGCGGACTCGCTGCGGCGTCGAGGCCGTAATCGACAAGGATCTGTGCAGCGCGCTGCTTGCAGCGGACGTGGACGCCGATCTGCTGCTGATCGCGACCGACGTGGACGCAGTCTATGCCGACTGGCACACGCCCTGCGAAAGCGTGCTGAGCGAGGTATCGGTGGCGGGACTTCGCTCGATGTCTTTCCCTGCCGGCTCAATGGGGCCGAAGGTCGAGGCTGCGTGCGAGTTCGTCTCACGCACTGGCCGGCCGGCAGTCATCGGCTCGCTCGACCGCATCGAGCAGATGGCAAACGGTACGGCAGGTACGCGTGTCGTGCGCGCGTAA
- a CDS encoding universal stress protein — protein sequence MTYKTIVVHLDTSERAHPRLELALRLAKQFDAHLTGVFAVFSPDPRSLYVMAGTAEYYATHEQLREERRGALERLFHAELSRAEVAGEWITADAPASLAVPHRGRCADLIIASQDDPGDPESYVGDFFPENLIMSAGRPVLLVPYASNVTSPGAHVMVGWDGSREATRAVHDALPFMRAAKTSTIVTINGARDEPRPRIPGADIATLIARHGVNVEVKDIESYTDASIGEALLSQASAIGADLLVMGAYGHARWQELVMGGATRTILKSMTVPVLMSH from the coding sequence ATGACCTACAAGACCATCGTCGTTCACCTGGATACGAGTGAGCGCGCGCACCCCAGGCTCGAACTCGCGCTGCGGCTCGCCAAGCAATTCGATGCCCATCTGACCGGCGTGTTTGCCGTGTTCTCGCCCGATCCGCGCTCGCTCTACGTGATGGCCGGAACCGCCGAATACTACGCTACGCACGAACAGCTGCGCGAAGAACGCCGCGGCGCGCTCGAACGGCTCTTTCATGCGGAGCTGAGCCGGGCCGAGGTTGCCGGCGAGTGGATCACCGCCGACGCCCCGGCCAGCCTCGCCGTGCCGCATCGCGGCCGGTGCGCCGATCTGATCATCGCCAGCCAGGATGATCCTGGCGATCCGGAATCGTACGTCGGCGATTTTTTTCCTGAAAACCTGATCATGTCCGCTGGCCGGCCGGTGTTGCTGGTGCCGTACGCCAGCAACGTCACGTCGCCCGGTGCGCACGTGATGGTCGGCTGGGACGGCAGCCGCGAAGCCACCCGTGCGGTACACGATGCGCTGCCGTTCATGCGCGCGGCGAAGACCTCCACGATCGTCACAATCAACGGCGCGCGTGACGAGCCGCGCCCGCGCATTCCGGGCGCGGACATCGCGACGCTCATCGCGCGGCACGGCGTCAACGTCGAGGTCAAGGATATCGAATCCTACACGGACGCGTCCATCGGCGAGGCGCTGTTGTCGCAGGCATCCGCGATCGGCGCAGATCTGCTCGTGATGGGTGCGTACGGGCACGCTCGCTGGCAGGAACTGGTGATGGGCGGAGCGACCCGCACGATCCTCAAATCGATGACCGTGCCGGTACTGATGTCACATTGA
- a CDS encoding universal stress protein: MYQQILVAVDGSETSARALDAALQLARDAGAKLQPLFVVDVPMLVYDTPGSDLTHARNALLERGENVIKDAVARMKRAGVQGTPRIVETDLAGDDIAHCILRAANDFKACLVVMGTHGRRGFQRLVLGSVAERFLRISQCPVLMIPAHSAKPSANGAQTVESIKEPS; encoded by the coding sequence ATGTATCAACAGATTCTGGTTGCCGTCGACGGCAGTGAAACGTCCGCGCGTGCCCTTGACGCAGCATTGCAACTCGCGCGCGATGCCGGCGCAAAACTACAACCCCTTTTTGTCGTTGACGTCCCCATGCTGGTATATGACACGCCCGGTTCCGACCTGACCCATGCCCGCAATGCACTATTGGAGCGAGGCGAAAATGTGATCAAAGACGCAGTCGCGCGCATGAAGCGGGCCGGCGTGCAGGGCACGCCGCGCATCGTCGAAACCGACCTGGCGGGCGACGACATCGCGCATTGCATACTGCGCGCGGCAAACGATTTCAAGGCCTGCCTGGTGGTAATGGGCACGCACGGGCGACGGGGCTTCCAGCGACTGGTGCTCGGCAGTGTGGCCGAACGTTTTCTGCGCATCTCGCAGTGCCCGGTGCTAATGATCCCGGCGCACAGCGCCAAACCTTCGGCAAACGGCGCGCAGACAGTCGAATCAATCAAGGAGCCGTCATGA
- a CDS encoding universal stress protein, translating into MTCKTLLVHLDDSTLSAARTEFALELAGRHDAHLIGLYVVCQDLTQPMFLHGERAWVAALEAQRHANLESAQARFMAAGERAGRSVEWRAPGGPAVETAVLHTRHADLLILGQYDPDDPSSYIAHHFVEDVLMSSGRPAIVLPYAGTVRSFAENVLIAWDGGRESARAMADALPVIKRAKFVTVMTVQRHQGNEAPAGIDVAGWLERHGIQAGFSAVPKVVGVPTGAMLLNMVADRHIDLLVMGAYGHARAQELLVGGVTRTLLELMTVPVLMSH; encoded by the coding sequence ATGACCTGCAAAACCCTACTGGTGCATCTCGACGACAGCACCCTTAGCGCCGCGCGGACCGAATTCGCACTTGAACTGGCCGGCCGGCACGACGCGCATCTGATCGGCCTGTATGTGGTTTGTCAGGATCTGACACAGCCGATGTTTCTTCACGGCGAACGCGCATGGGTCGCGGCTCTCGAAGCGCAACGCCATGCCAATCTCGAAAGCGCGCAAGCGCGTTTCATGGCGGCAGGCGAACGAGCCGGGCGCAGCGTGGAATGGCGGGCACCGGGCGGGCCTGCGGTGGAAACGGCGGTCCTGCACACACGCCATGCCGACCTCCTGATCCTCGGTCAGTATGATCCCGACGACCCTTCGTCCTATATCGCACACCATTTTGTCGAGGACGTGCTGATGAGCTCAGGCCGCCCCGCCATTGTGCTGCCCTATGCCGGGACTGTCCGTTCGTTTGCCGAAAACGTGCTGATCGCGTGGGACGGCGGCCGCGAGAGCGCCCGGGCCATGGCCGATGCGTTGCCGGTGATCAAACGCGCGAAATTCGTCACCGTGATGACCGTGCAGCGACACCAGGGTAACGAAGCGCCAGCTGGCATCGACGTCGCCGGCTGGCTCGAACGGCACGGCATCCAGGCGGGATTTTCGGCCGTGCCCAAGGTGGTCGGCGTCCCTACAGGCGCAATGCTGCTGAACATGGTTGCCGATCGTCATATCGATCTGCTGGTGATGGGCGCGTACGGACATGCACGCGCACAGGAACTGCTGGTCGGCGGCGTCACACGGACCCTGCTTGAGTTGATGACCGTGCCGGTGCTGATGTCGCATTGA
- a CDS encoding universal stress protein: MITTPVRDGCEFKEEVIYRRILVAIDGRQAAKLALEEALKIAQAAQATVVVIFVAEHAAQMVDVGTGLVEEQATGTAAAEAAMATLEDARALFEQCNVRGITRTIDAYGEDIVTVLCRVAEECETDLVVMGTHGRHGIGRVLLGSVAEAFLRRAGMPVLLVRRERDMDEIPSYL, encoded by the coding sequence CTGATCACCACGCCCGTTCGGGACGGGTGCGAATTCAAGGAGGAGGTCATATACAGACGGATTCTCGTAGCAATCGACGGCAGACAGGCCGCGAAACTCGCGCTCGAAGAAGCGCTGAAAATCGCCCAAGCCGCACAGGCGACGGTGGTGGTGATATTTGTCGCCGAACATGCTGCGCAAATGGTCGACGTAGGAACGGGATTGGTCGAGGAGCAGGCAACCGGTACAGCGGCCGCTGAAGCAGCGATGGCGACGCTCGAAGACGCTCGCGCGCTCTTCGAACAGTGCAACGTGCGCGGAATAACCCGGACGATTGACGCGTATGGCGAAGACATCGTCACGGTCCTCTGCCGCGTCGCAGAAGAGTGTGAAACCGATCTCGTTGTAATGGGCACGCATGGGCGTCATGGCATCGGGCGGGTGTTGCTCGGTAGTGTCGCCGAAGCATTTTTACGGCGTGCCGGGATGCCCGTTCTGCTGGTCCGACGCGAACGGGACATGGACGAAATACCGTCGTACCTGTAA
- a CDS encoding CHASE domain-containing protein — protein MPFRGKMPFAQKSLSPVRVVPPERRPMLVAAGTFAIVVVAALGAWRWVGEQSLRAANGRFDQNTVHITADLQREFAIGESLLRGARGLLSAAPAADADTWRRYVAQLDLDGTSSVVRALGYAEVDAAGVARLTGGIGNVAGQAATPQPVAPVTQIAPATVDAMPVGYDLASAPASRTALLHAIDTGASALNADAAPSGDTDSNPHSRLYLYVPVYSDAGLPPTPQARRAGIKRLLVAALDTDRVFDNALARQRRIDLQVFSGTPATLLYSSAVGDDDQLETAPVIRRTEVLRVGGVPITLSYRTSGRYPRAEDEFAETTVLIAGVAAACLFSAMAFLIVRRRSAGSAATSEARSQLNLNEARMMGIIRSSMEAIITVDERQNIVIFNPMAEQVFGCTAMEAVGASLSRFIPERFRAGHERHVEQFGVTGVSDRQMGRQRVLFGLRSNGEEFPIEASISQIRDGDGKLYTVMLRDITERVKAENAQRQAREELRELSANLQNVREEEKTRIARELHDDLGQQLTALKMDISSVEQDLETTAEPRLLQQLRGMRRLIDATVASVRRIAADLRPVMLDDLGLIPAIEWLANDFTNRYGIDVERRIEVGDTSFTPTGATTLFRIVQEALTNVARHAEATLVTLTLHVEGGVCVLQIADNGHGANRSPTSGDKSFGLLGIRERAHMLGGTVEIHTSNDKGFALTVTFPVLAVQQQEMQT, from the coding sequence ATGCCCTTTCGCGGTAAGATGCCATTCGCCCAAAAGTCGCTTTCGCCCGTGCGGGTTGTCCCGCCTGAGCGGCGTCCCATGCTTGTCGCGGCGGGTACATTTGCTATCGTCGTTGTTGCTGCGCTCGGTGCGTGGCGCTGGGTCGGCGAGCAGTCATTACGCGCTGCCAACGGCCGCTTTGATCAGAATACTGTGCATATCACCGCTGACCTGCAGCGCGAGTTCGCCATCGGCGAATCGCTTCTGCGCGGCGCGCGCGGCTTGCTCTCCGCCGCGCCAGCGGCCGATGCCGACACCTGGCGCCGATATGTCGCGCAACTCGATCTGGACGGAACGTCGTCCGTGGTGCGCGCGCTTGGCTATGCTGAAGTTGACGCCGCAGGTGTTGCCCGCCTGACGGGCGGCATCGGTAACGTGGCCGGACAAGCCGCCACGCCACAACCGGTCGCGCCAGTTACCCAGATAGCGCCGGCCACCGTCGATGCGATGCCAGTCGGCTACGACCTGGCTAGCGCACCCGCGAGCCGTACGGCGTTGCTGCACGCCATCGATACAGGGGCAAGCGCGCTCAATGCGGACGCCGCGCCGTCCGGCGATACCGACTCGAACCCTCACTCGCGTCTTTACCTCTATGTTCCGGTGTATTCGGACGCCGGATTGCCGCCAACGCCACAGGCGCGCCGTGCGGGCATCAAGCGGCTGCTGGTAGCGGCTCTGGACACCGACCGCGTATTCGATAACGCCCTCGCCCGGCAACGGCGCATTGATCTGCAGGTATTTAGCGGAACCCCTGCCACGCTGCTTTATTCGTCCGCCGTGGGAGACGACGACCAGCTGGAGACGGCGCCTGTCATCCGTAGAACCGAGGTCTTGCGCGTCGGCGGTGTACCTATCACGCTGTCCTACAGGACGAGCGGCCGCTATCCGCGAGCCGAGGACGAGTTTGCAGAAACCACGGTGTTGATCGCCGGCGTTGCGGCAGCATGCCTGTTCAGCGCCATGGCCTTCCTGATCGTCAGGAGGCGCAGCGCCGGATCAGCCGCGACGAGCGAGGCGCGCAGCCAGTTGAACCTGAACGAGGCACGGATGATGGGGATCATCCGCTCATCGATGGAAGCGATCATCACAGTCGACGAACGACAGAATATCGTCATCTTCAATCCCATGGCTGAACAGGTTTTTGGATGCACCGCAATGGAAGCGGTGGGCGCCTCGCTCTCGCGATTCATTCCCGAGCGCTTTCGCGCGGGACACGAGCGGCATGTCGAACAGTTCGGCGTGACCGGTGTTTCCGACCGGCAGATGGGCAGGCAGCGTGTATTGTTCGGCTTACGGAGCAATGGCGAAGAGTTTCCGATTGAAGCGTCGATCTCGCAGATCCGCGACGGCGATGGCAAGCTGTATACGGTCATGCTGCGCGACATCACCGAGCGGGTCAAAGCGGAAAATGCGCAGCGGCAAGCGCGCGAGGAACTACGCGAACTCTCGGCGAATCTGCAGAACGTTCGCGAGGAGGAAAAAACCCGCATCGCACGCGAGCTGCACGACGACCTTGGGCAGCAATTGACTGCCCTCAAGATGGACATTTCTTCGGTCGAACAAGACCTTGAAACCACGGCTGAACCGCGCCTGCTGCAGCAACTGCGTGGGATGCGCCGACTGATCGATGCGACGGTCGCGTCGGTGCGCCGGATAGCGGCCGATCTGCGCCCGGTCATGCTTGACGATCTCGGTCTGATTCCGGCGATCGAATGGCTCGCCAATGACTTTACAAACCGCTACGGCATCGATGTGGAGCGCCGGATCGAAGTCGGCGACACCAGCTTTACACCGACGGGCGCAACGACGCTATTTCGTATCGTGCAGGAAGCGCTAACCAATGTCGCCCGGCATGCGGAAGCGACGCTCGTCACGCTGACGTTGCACGTCGAAGGGGGCGTTTGCGTGTTGCAGATCGCGGACAACGGCCATGGCGCGAACCGCTCGCCCACCTCCGGCGACAAATCGTTTGGCCTGCTCGGTATCCGCGAGCGTGCACACATGCTGGGCGGTACCGTCGAAATTCATACTTCCAATGACAAGGGCTTTGCGCTGACCGTGACCTTTCCGGTACTGGCGGTGCAACAGCAGGAGATGCAAACATGA
- a CDS encoding response regulator transcription factor encodes MIRVLIADDHTLVRDGLRHILQGASGFEVVGEANDGVSTIALARSNAADVLVLDLSMPGRNGVELIKQIKEEKPALRILVLTMHAEQQYAVRAFKAGASGYLTKESASAELVTAVSKVASGGVYVSLAMAERFAQSLNEPADTLPHQRLSDREFDVFRRIAAGQTLTEIATELCVSSKTVSTYKTRILEKMQMPHEAALVRYALRHKLLGEDDEI; translated from the coding sequence ATGATTCGAGTGCTAATCGCAGACGATCACACGTTGGTGCGTGACGGTCTGCGGCATATCCTGCAAGGCGCAAGCGGCTTCGAGGTGGTCGGCGAGGCCAATGACGGTGTCAGCACGATAGCGCTGGCCCGCTCTAACGCTGCCGACGTGCTCGTGCTCGATCTGTCGATGCCGGGCCGAAACGGCGTCGAGCTGATCAAACAGATCAAGGAGGAAAAGCCGGCGCTGCGCATTCTCGTGCTCACCATGCATGCGGAGCAGCAATATGCGGTACGCGCCTTCAAAGCGGGGGCATCAGGGTATCTAACCAAGGAAAGCGCCAGTGCCGAACTGGTCACCGCGGTCAGCAAAGTCGCATCCGGGGGCGTCTACGTGAGTCTCGCGATGGCCGAACGTTTTGCACAGAGCCTGAACGAACCCGCCGACACGTTGCCCCATCAGCGTCTCTCCGACCGTGAGTTCGATGTATTCCGCCGTATCGCCGCAGGCCAGACGCTCACCGAAATCGCCACGGAGTTGTGTGTCAGCAGCAAGACGGTGAGCACCTATAAAACGCGCATCCTCGAAAAAATGCAGATGCCGCACGAAGCCGCACTGGTGCGTTACGCGCTGCGCCATAAGCTGCTCGGGGAAGACGACGAGATCTAG
- a CDS encoding response regulator has product MNSSPSQQALRVFLVEDMIPIRQRMAARFGAIDGVEIVGEAEEPAAALAGIDATGADVVVVDFRLTGGTGMELLHSLAHSTSPVITIVLTNHSSAGFRQACLAAGAQYFFDKTSEFDLACETIKRIAHGHSARGLNYTGAHHV; this is encoded by the coding sequence ATGAACTCAAGCCCGTCCCAGCAAGCACTGCGCGTTTTCCTCGTTGAAGACATGATCCCGATCAGACAACGGATGGCAGCGCGCTTCGGCGCAATCGACGGTGTGGAGATTGTCGGCGAGGCAGAGGAACCCGCCGCCGCGCTCGCCGGTATCGACGCCACCGGAGCCGACGTCGTCGTCGTCGATTTTCGCCTGACCGGCGGCACCGGTATGGAACTGCTGCATAGCCTCGCGCACAGCACATCGCCGGTGATAACGATCGTGCTGACGAATCATTCGAGTGCCGGGTTCAGGCAGGCATGCCTCGCGGCCGGCGCGCAGTACTTCTTCGACAAGACGAGCGAATTCGATCTCGCATGCGAGACGATCAAGCGGATTGCCCACGGGCACAGCGCACGTGGCCTCAACTACACAGGAGCACATCATGTCTGA
- a CDS encoding helix-turn-helix domain-containing protein — MSDVAEYSEIMPLQRVPLPASGHSALAPSVPVRPAARCSSCSLRSICMPQGLTKAELERMESLMCVSRTIKTGESLYRANDSFQSIYAVRAGSFKTVVMHRDGREQVTGFHLAGDSLGLDGVCSGQHSCDAIAIEDSNVCIIPFHLLEVMCREVKVVQQHVHRLMGGEIVREATLMMLLGTMSADQRVAAFLLNLSGRLKTRGYSPASFNLRMTREEIGSYLGMKLETVSRMFSKFQKDGLVDTHGKQIRILDLEGLARV, encoded by the coding sequence ATGTCTGACGTCGCCGAATATTCTGAAATCATGCCGCTGCAGCGTGTCCCACTGCCGGCCTCAGGCCATTCCGCGCTCGCGCCGTCAGTACCGGTCCGCCCCGCCGCACGCTGCTCGAGCTGCTCGCTGCGCTCGATCTGTATGCCACAAGGGTTGACGAAAGCTGAACTGGAGCGCATGGAGTCGCTGATGTGCGTTTCCCGCACGATCAAAACCGGTGAATCGCTATACCGCGCCAACGATTCATTCCAGAGCATCTATGCGGTCCGCGCCGGCTCGTTCAAGACCGTCGTCATGCATCGCGACGGCCGGGAACAGGTCACCGGTTTTCATCTGGCCGGTGATTCGCTCGGTCTCGACGGCGTCTGCTCAGGGCAGCACAGCTGCGACGCGATCGCCATCGAGGACAGCAATGTCTGCATCATCCCGTTTCATCTGCTCGAAGTCATGTGCCGCGAGGTGAAGGTGGTGCAGCAGCACGTCCATCGTCTGATGGGCGGCGAGATCGTTCGCGAGGCGACACTCATGATGCTGCTCGGCACGATGTCCGCCGACCAGCGGGTCGCCGCCTTCCTGTTGAACCTGTCGGGAAGGCTCAAGACACGCGGCTACTCGCCGGCCAGTTTCAATTTACGCATGACACGCGAGGAGATCGGCAGCTATCTCGGGATGAAACTCGAAACCGTCAGCCGCATGTTTTCGAAGTTCCAGAAAGACGGCCTGGTCGACACGCATGGCAAGCAGATCAGGATTCTTGACCTCGAAGGCCTCGCGCGCGTGTAG
- a CDS encoding Acg family FMN-binding oxidoreductase, producing MNALPQNTAWSIDEHQLDPNAGIEEKLRFALRYAVLAPSNHNTQPWHFIVDGDCVTLCADRMRALPVVDPFDRELIISCGAALFNLRVALSRFGLAYAITLFPSPADVDVLAHLRILRDSHCDASLAPLFDAMPRRVTTRETFADEPIPVELQLRLEEAGAAEGADIVCAGNAVIRERLATLIAEADQAQFKDPRFRRELASWIHPKRSQDGMPALSPGMRAVLDLAVPLVGSVIRTFDLGGGMAAAHHTLAAGSPLLLCIATGADDAAAWLAAGQALERVLLTAADEGITASYLNQPIEVAPLRDTLRAALNLDGVPQLLLRIGRGRQAPHSPRRPLAEVVS from the coding sequence ATGAACGCACTTCCCCAGAACACGGCTTGGTCCATCGACGAACATCAATTGGATCCGAATGCCGGCATCGAAGAAAAACTGCGGTTTGCACTGCGATACGCAGTGCTGGCGCCATCCAACCATAATACGCAACCGTGGCACTTCATCGTCGACGGTGACTGCGTCACGTTGTGTGCGGACCGTATGCGGGCGCTGCCGGTGGTCGATCCCTTTGACCGCGAGCTGATCATCAGCTGTGGCGCGGCGCTGTTCAATCTCCGCGTCGCGCTGAGCCGCTTCGGTCTGGCCTACGCGATTACGCTGTTTCCCTCGCCTGCCGACGTGGACGTGCTGGCGCATCTGCGGATCCTGCGCGATAGCCATTGCGACGCCAGCCTTGCACCGCTATTCGACGCCATGCCTCGGCGCGTCACGACGCGTGAAACCTTCGCTGACGAGCCCATCCCGGTGGAACTCCAGTTGCGGCTCGAGGAAGCGGGCGCCGCCGAGGGCGCGGATATCGTCTGCGCCGGGAACGCGGTCATCCGCGAGCGCCTGGCCACGCTGATCGCTGAAGCCGATCAGGCGCAATTCAAGGATCCGCGCTTCAGGCGCGAACTCGCGAGCTGGATCCATCCGAAACGCAGTCAGGATGGCATGCCTGCATTGTCGCCGGGCATGCGTGCCGTGCTCGATCTCGCGGTGCCCCTGGTAGGTTCGGTGATTCGCACGTTCGACCTGGGGGGCGGCATGGCGGCCGCCCATCACACGCTGGCCGCCGGCTCGCCGCTACTGCTGTGTATCGCCACCGGAGCGGACGATGCCGCAGCGTGGCTGGCGGCGGGTCAGGCGCTTGAACGGGTGCTGCTTACCGCCGCTGACGAGGGCATCACGGCGTCCTATCTGAATCAGCCGATCGAAGTGGCTCCACTGCGCGACACATTGCGCGCCGCCCTGAATCTGGACGGTGTGCCGCAATTGCTGTTGCGTATCGGCCGCGGCCGGCAAGCGCCTCATTCGCCGCGACGTCCGCTTGCCGAAGTCGTGTCGTAG
- a CDS encoding DUF1488 domain-containing protein codes for MYIHFPQERPEYCARDLVIAFPAEIGGVRVQCAITAEALEDHFGAPSLREDDLIAAFDTHRYPIEQAARRLLDEVGAKPVMLHSGYFRFCD; via the coding sequence ATGTATATTCATTTTCCCCAGGAACGTCCGGAATATTGCGCTCGCGATCTGGTCATCGCCTTTCCGGCGGAGATCGGCGGCGTGCGGGTTCAGTGCGCGATTACCGCGGAGGCGCTCGAAGATCACTTTGGCGCACCGTCGTTACGTGAAGACGACCTGATCGCCGCGTTCGATACTCATCGTTATCCGATCGAACAGGCGGCGCGGCGGTTGCTGGACGAAGTGGGCGCCAAGCCGGTCATGCTGCATAGCGGCTACTTCCGCTTTTGCGACTGA
- a CDS encoding c-type cytochrome, protein MLAASGAALAQSEPTALVDQQHCMFCHTRDAPFLAPSFQQIADRYRDVPNASVMLEHKLRLGGKAHWGDMSMPLPADRGGPLTPEDAHTLVQWVLSQ, encoded by the coding sequence TTGCTGGCAGCAAGCGGCGCAGCACTTGCCCAGTCCGAGCCGACGGCACTCGTCGATCAACAGCATTGCATGTTCTGCCATACCCGGGACGCGCCTTTTCTCGCACCTTCGTTTCAGCAGATTGCGGACCGTTATCGCGACGTGCCAAACGCCAGTGTGATGCTCGAGCACAAGCTGCGGCTCGGCGGCAAGGCCCACTGGGGCGACATGTCAATGCCGCTGCCCGCGGATCGCGGCGGCCCGTTGACACCGGAAGATGCTCACACGTTGGTCCAGTGGGTGTTGAGTCAATAG